In the genome of Bacillales bacterium, the window CGGTCTCGGTGCCGGTCTTCCGGGCGTGAAACGGTTAATGGATGAGTTTACGATTCATTCCGTCGAGAAACAAGGCACGGAAATCGTCGCGATCAAATGGCTTAGGTCCGCAGGAAAAGTCGTCCCGCTCTAAGCTTTACATCATCCAGAATGAAAAGAGGGAGAGGCTGTGCAAGATAATGAAGAAACGTCTCAACTGTATACGAATTATCTACGCGACTATTTGAATCATAAGGATGAGCAAACTTTATATAAAGCACAGCAATTCAGCCGTTCCATGCTTGAAAAGCAAATTTCACCCGAAGAAGTGCTCAGCATGCATGTGCAGGCTCTGCACGACATCTTTCGTGCAATCCCGAAGGAAATGGACGACACTTTCCGATTTTTGCTGGAAGTCATGGTTGGATATGGACTTGCCTATAGAGAACATCAAAGTTTGCGAAGCCGGCAGCAACAGTTGGAAAACGATATTGAAGTGGCTTCGAAAATGCAGGAAACGTTTTTGCGCGGGGAGGTGCCGAAAACCGACAAACTCGACATCGGCGCGTTGAGCCGCCCCGCCCGCAAAATGAGTGGAGATTATTTTCACTTCGTTCAAGACCAGAACGATTGCGTGAGCATCGCGATCGCCGACGTCATCGGGAAAGGCATCCCGGCTGCCCTTTCGATGTCGATGATCAAGTATGCGATGGACAGTGTGACGGAACAACGGATGCAACCAGGGGCTATTTTGGAAAATTTGAACCGCGTTGTCGAACAAAACGTTGGTTCCGGGATGTTCATTACGATGATGTACGGCGTCTATGACCCCCGTGTTCATCGTTTCTATTATTCCGGTGCCGGTCACGAACCGGGTTTTCTGTACTCTGCCGCCAAAGACGAATTTCGCGAACTGAGCGCGAAAGGGCTCGTGCTTGGTGTATCCGAAAACACGAAATACCGCGAATTCGAAATTGAAGTCCAGGTCGGCGACATGATCATCCTTTTATCGGACGGCGTCACCGAATGCCGTACGGAGAAAGGATTTATTGAACGGGACGAAGTGACCGAAATGATCCGAAAACATATACACTTACCTGCACAGGAAATTGTTGACCGGGTGTACGAGGAACTGGAACGACTTCAAGATTTCGAATTGCGGGACGATTTCACGTTGATCATCTTACGAAGAAACGTTTAATGTTCGGGCATATCGGGAAATGGAAAGGCATGAATGCTTTACAGGGAGGATGCAAGCATGAATTTAGAAATTACCCATACTGAATCGAACGGGATTCATTTGCTTCAAGTCAGCGGAGAAATAGATGCTTACACAGCGCCCCAGTTTAGAGAGCAATTGCTTCCATTAACGGAAATTCCCGGTGCGAAGATCAAAGTCGACCTGTCCGGCGTTCAATATTTGGACAGCACCGGTTTAGGTATTTTTGTCGCTGGCTTTAAATCGGCCAAACAAAACGACGGACTAATCGAAATCAGCGGTATGACATCCCGTGTGCAAAGGCTTTTTGACATCACCGGTTTAGCCGATGTGTTTCAAATTGACCATGAAGTGAAGGGGGGAACATCATGAAAGACGCTTCCGATTTCATTGAAATGGTAATACCTGCCCAAGCTGAATATGTCGGCGTCGTCCGGCTCACTTCTTCGGGCGTAGCCAATCGCATCGGTTTTTCCTACGATGAAATTGAAGACATCAAAGTGGCGGTTTCCGAAGCCTGCACGAATGCCGTGAACCATGCTTACAATAAGGAAGAAAACGGAAAAATCACCGTCGGATACGGCATTTACGAAGACCGTTTGGAAATCATGGTCGTCGATCGCGGCAAGAGCTTTGATTTCGCGGACATTCGCAAAAAAGTCGGACCGTTCAACGGCGATTTGTCGGTGGAAAAAATGAGCGAAGGAGGGCTTGGGTTATTTCTAATTGAGACTTTGATGGATAAAGTGGAAATCAGCGGCGAGTCCGGTGTGATCGTTTTGATGACGAAGTACATTCGGAAAGACGAGGTGGAACCCGGTGCCGACAAAATCTCAGCATTCGAAAGCCGATAACGGCGATTCGATCCAGGAATGGATTCGCCGCTATCAGGAACAGCCGGACAACGAAGAAATCCAGCTGCGCCTCGTTAGAGAATACGAAGATCTCGTTGATTCCCTTGCGCGCAAGTTTTCCAAAGGAAGAAACATCCACGACGATCTTGTACAAGTCGGCATGATTGGTTTGTTGGCCGCGCTGAGACGTTTCGATCCGTCATTCGAACGAAGTTTCGAATCGTTTGCTGTCCCGACGATCATCGGGGAAATTAAGCGCTTCATCCGCGATAAAACATGGAGCGTACACGTCCCTCGCCGGATTAAAGAATTAGGGCCGCGCATCAAAAAGGCGGTCGATGAACTGACAAACGAACTTCATCGTTCCCCGAAGGTCGAAGAAATTGCTTCTTATCTGGACGCATCGGAGGAAGAAGTGTTGGAAACGATGGAGATGGGCAAAAGTTACCAAGCGCTTTCCGTCGACAGCTCGATTGAAGCGGATCAAGAAGGAAGCACGGTGACGCTGCTTGATCTCGTCGCCGACGAGGAAGACGGCTTTGAACAAATGGATCGCCGCCTGCTGCTCGAGAAAGCATTTCAAGTCTTGTCGGAACGGGAACGCGAAATCTTGCGATGCACTTATTTCGAGAATTTGAGCCAGAAAGAAACCGGCGAGCGTTTGAATATCTCGCAAATGCATGTGTCGCGATTGCAGCGTCGTGCTTTGCAAAAGCTGCGCGAAGCGATAAGAATCGAACCGTCAGAGGCATTGCAATGATCGAAAATTATCGGTTTGACAAAATGCGCGTGTCGGCGTTTCAACTCGCAAAACAGGGCGAGACGCAGTGCGGGGACAGCTATTATATGATGGAAACGAACGATTACTTTCTTTGCATGCTCGCCGACGGTTTGGGAAGCGGCCCGGATGCGAAGAAAGCATCGCAAAAGGCGGTATCGATTGTAAGAGAAAACCCGGATGACGACGTGGAAACGTTGGTCGAGAAATGCAACTGCGGATTGCGCAATGAACGAGGAGCGGTACTGTCCGTTTTTAAAATCGATTTCCATAAAGGGCTGTTGGAATTTTCCGGTGTCGGCAACATCCGGTTTGTTTTTTATCCGCCGAACGAGAAAGCGGTTTACCCGATTCCGAAAATCGGATTTTTGTCGGGCAAGCGGTTTTCAGCTCGCGTACAGACGTTTTCATTCCCGAAACACTCGTCTTTCGTCATTTATTCAGACGGACTCGGGTCGGTGGGTGCCAAATATCCGTCCTCTTGCATGAATGTGACGGACGTCGAGCGCATATCGGAATGTGTGGCTGCTTATGTCATGGACGATGCTCGATCGTCGGACGATGTTACGTTTATCGTTGGGAAAAATGTTTCAGAATGAGGTGTTGGTGTGGTTCAAGCCGCGATAGCTGCAAAAATTGCAAACGAAAGATCGTTGACGGCGAAACAAGTTTCCGCCGTCATTCAATTGTTGGAAGGGCAAAACACGATTCCTTTCATCGCCAGGTATCGTAAAGAGATGACCGGCGGGCTCGACGAAGTCGAGATTCGCGGAATCGAAGAAAGCTGGCGCTACGAGGTGAATTTAACCGAGCGCAAGCAGGAAGTGCTTCGGCTCATCGAAGAGCAAGGAAAACTGAACGGTGCGTTGAAAGAAAAAATCGAGAAAGCCGCGAAATTGCAGGAGGTCGAGGATTTATATCGGCCGTACAAACAGAAGCGGCGTACGAGGGCGGCGGTCGCGAAAGAGCGAGGATTGGAACCGCTTGCCGAATGGCTGCTGGAACACAACGAAGGCGATCCGGAGGCGGAGGCGGAAAAGTACGTATCTGAAGAGAACGAAGTGCCGGCGGTGGAGGATGCGCTGCAAGGGGCGCGTGATGTGATCGCGGAGCAGGTGTCCGATCAACCGGAGGCGCGCAAGTGGATCCGGTCGTTGACGGAGCGGAAAGGCGTATTTCGGGCAAGCGTGAAAGAAAAAGAGAAAGATGAAAAAGGCGTATACGAAATGTATTATGCGTATGAGGAACCGATTCGCGGCATCGTGCCGCACCGGGTGTTGGCGTGCAACCGCGGTGAAAAAGAAGGCGTATTGCGTGTGGAGATTGCAGCGCCGCACGATGAAATCATCGACAAGCTGACCGGCAAGTGGTCGAAGAAGGCTGCGTCGCCTGCGGCGCCTCATGTTCAGGAAGCCGTTGCGGATGCGTATAAGCGGCTGATTCAGCCGTCCATCGAGCGGGAAATTCGAAAGACTTTGACGGAGCGGGCGGAAGAACAGGCGATCCATATTTTTTCAGAAAACTTAAAGCACCTGCTTTTGCAGCCGCCGTTGAAGGGCAAAGT includes:
- a CDS encoding SpoIIE family protein phosphatase; this translates as MIENYRFDKMRVSAFQLAKQGETQCGDSYYMMETNDYFLCMLADGLGSGPDAKKASQKAVSIVRENPDDDVETLVEKCNCGLRNERGAVLSVFKIDFHKGLLEFSGVGNIRFVFYPPNEKAVYPIPKIGFLSGKRFSARVQTFSFPKHSSFVIYSDGLGSVGAKYPSSCMNVTDVERISECVAAYVMDDARSSDDVTFIVGKNVSE
- the rsbW gene encoding anti-sigma B factor RsbW, with amino-acid sequence MKDASDFIEMVIPAQAEYVGVVRLTSSGVANRIGFSYDEIEDIKVAVSEACTNAVNHAYNKEENGKITVGYGIYEDRLEIMVVDRGKSFDFADIRKKVGPFNGDLSVEKMSEGGLGLFLIETLMDKVEISGESGVIVLMTKYIRKDEVEPGADKISAFESR
- a CDS encoding STAS domain-containing protein, whose translation is MNLEITHTESNGIHLLQVSGEIDAYTAPQFREQLLPLTEIPGAKIKVDLSGVQYLDSTGLGIFVAGFKSAKQNDGLIEISGMTSRVQRLFDITGLADVFQIDHEVKGGTS
- a CDS encoding PP2C family protein-serine/threonine phosphatase, translated to MQDNEETSQLYTNYLRDYLNHKDEQTLYKAQQFSRSMLEKQISPEEVLSMHVQALHDIFRAIPKEMDDTFRFLLEVMVGYGLAYREHQSLRSRQQQLENDIEVASKMQETFLRGEVPKTDKLDIGALSRPARKMSGDYFHFVQDQNDCVSIAIADVIGKGIPAALSMSMIKYAMDSVTEQRMQPGAILENLNRVVEQNVGSGMFITMMYGVYDPRVHRFYYSGAGHEPGFLYSAAKDEFRELSAKGLVLGVSENTKYREFEIEVQVGDMIILLSDGVTECRTEKGFIERDEVTEMIRKHIHLPAQEIVDRVYEELERLQDFELRDDFTLIILRRNV
- the sigB gene encoding RNA polymerase sigma factor SigB → MPTKSQHSKADNGDSIQEWIRRYQEQPDNEEIQLRLVREYEDLVDSLARKFSKGRNIHDDLVQVGMIGLLAALRRFDPSFERSFESFAVPTIIGEIKRFIRDKTWSVHVPRRIKELGPRIKKAVDELTNELHRSPKVEEIASYLDASEEEVLETMEMGKSYQALSVDSSIEADQEGSTVTLLDLVADEEDGFEQMDRRLLLEKAFQVLSEREREILRCTYFENLSQKETGERLNISQMHVSRLQRRALQKLREAIRIEPSEALQ